A window of the Acidovorax sp. YS12 genome harbors these coding sequences:
- a CDS encoding DMT family transporter, whose amino-acid sequence MPWKHWSSERLGLAFALLAALGFSFKAIFVKLAYAVPQAVPVDSVTLLALRMAFSMPFFVWVGWRASSALQPLRARDGLLVLALGLLGYYGASILDFMGLQYISASLERLILFTYPTLTIVIGVLFLGKTASRREIGALLLSYAGIGLAFAHDLQLAGDTRAVLIGAGFVFGSAVSYAFYQAGSEPAIQRLGAARFTALALLVSTLASLGHFTATQPLGALVQPVPVYLHALAMAIFSTVLPVFMTSAAIRRIGASKTALIGTLGPMLTIFFSSWLLDEPLSWWQIGGAALVLAGVLLISRRKTAPALQAKTGPSPCWESAGSSQK is encoded by the coding sequence ATGCCCTGGAAACACTGGTCCTCCGAACGCCTTGGCCTCGCCTTCGCCCTGCTGGCGGCGCTGGGGTTCTCGTTCAAAGCCATCTTCGTCAAGCTCGCCTATGCCGTGCCCCAGGCGGTGCCGGTGGATTCGGTCACGCTGCTGGCGCTGCGCATGGCGTTTTCCATGCCGTTCTTCGTCTGGGTTGGCTGGCGCGCCAGCAGCGCGCTGCAGCCGCTGCGCGCGCGCGACGGGCTGCTGGTGCTGGCGCTGGGCCTGCTGGGCTACTACGGCGCGAGCATCCTCGACTTCATGGGCCTGCAGTACATCAGCGCCAGCCTGGAGCGGCTGATCCTGTTCACCTACCCCACGCTGACCATCGTGATCGGCGTGCTGTTCCTGGGCAAGACGGCCTCGCGGCGCGAGATCGGCGCGCTGCTGCTGTCGTACGCGGGCATCGGCCTGGCCTTCGCGCACGACCTGCAGCTGGCCGGCGACACGCGCGCGGTGCTCATCGGCGCCGGGTTCGTGTTCGGCTCGGCTGTGTCCTACGCCTTCTACCAGGCGGGCAGCGAGCCCGCCATCCAGCGCCTGGGCGCGGCGCGCTTCACGGCGCTGGCGCTGCTGGTGTCCACGCTGGCGTCGCTCGGGCACTTCACCGCCACGCAGCCGCTGGGGGCGCTGGTGCAGCCGGTGCCGGTGTACCTGCACGCCCTGGCCATGGCGATTTTCTCGACGGTGCTGCCGGTGTTCATGACCTCGGCGGCGATCCGGCGCATCGGCGCGTCCAAGACCGCGCTCATCGGCACCTTGGGCCCGATGCTGACCATTTTCTTCAGCAGCTGGCTGCTGGACGAGCCGCTGTCGTGGTGGCAGATCGGCGGCGCGGCGCTGGTGCTGGCCGGGGTGCTGCTCATCAGCCGGCGCAAGACGGCTCCCGCATTGCAAGCAAAAACAGGCCCTAGCCCTTGCTGGGAAAGCGCGGGCAGCTCTCAAAAGTAG
- a CDS encoding deoxyguanosinetriphosphate triphosphohydrolase produces the protein MQWKNLLSTRKFKVEDGQVSDYRSRNQGSNQSRSEYQQDHDRVVFSRAFRRLGRKTQVHPLAQNDHIHNRLTHSVEVAAVGRSIGIKVGEALKARGALPEAFTPYDIGAIVQVACLAHDIGNPPFGHTGEDALREWFRQPENARYLDGMAAAEVRDLQTYEGNAHALRIVCTTEMYTGMGGMRLSCASIGALLKYPWTSNQSGPKGKFNIYQSELPYFKAVAGELGLKALETDRRWARHPLSYLMEAADDICYSVLDLEDAVEMGIISTTEFEEQLQPYRPRLGSYAMEPRQRCAALRSIFIGDCVEYASNEFMRNHDAILAGEYAQADFFQGSSADCALSLKASKAFAGERIYTHPSKIKQEIGAYPCLHHLLSMLIPAIDGLHRGQGLSERQKRVLRLLDKPPRAGGSKYHAFLEALDFIGGMTDNYALALARDTSGF, from the coding sequence ATGCAATGGAAAAATCTCCTGTCCACGCGCAAGTTCAAGGTGGAAGACGGACAGGTTTCGGACTACCGCTCGCGCAACCAGGGCAGCAACCAGAGCCGCTCGGAATACCAACAGGACCACGACCGCGTGGTTTTCTCGCGCGCCTTCCGCCGCCTGGGCCGCAAGACCCAGGTGCACCCGCTGGCGCAGAACGACCACATCCACAACCGGCTGACGCACAGCGTCGAGGTGGCCGCCGTGGGCCGCAGCATCGGCATCAAGGTGGGCGAGGCGCTGAAGGCGCGCGGCGCGCTGCCCGAGGCGTTCACGCCCTACGACATCGGTGCCATCGTGCAGGTGGCGTGCCTGGCGCACGACATCGGCAACCCGCCGTTCGGCCACACCGGCGAGGACGCGCTGCGCGAATGGTTCCGCCAGCCGGAAAACGCGCGCTACCTCGACGGCATGGCCGCCGCCGAGGTGCGCGACCTGCAGACCTACGAGGGCAACGCGCACGCCCTGCGCATCGTCTGCACGACCGAGATGTATACCGGCATGGGCGGCATGCGCCTGTCCTGCGCCAGCATCGGCGCGCTGCTGAAGTACCCCTGGACGTCGAACCAGTCCGGCCCCAAGGGCAAGTTCAACATCTACCAGTCCGAGCTGCCCTACTTCAAGGCGGTGGCGGGCGAACTGGGCCTGAAGGCGCTGGAGACGGACCGCCGCTGGGCCCGGCACCCGCTGTCGTACCTGATGGAGGCGGCCGATGACATCTGCTACTCGGTGCTGGACCTGGAGGACGCGGTGGAGATGGGCATCATCTCCACCACCGAATTCGAGGAACAGCTCCAGCCCTACCGGCCCCGGCTGGGCAGCTACGCCATGGAACCCCGGCAGCGCTGTGCGGCGCTGCGCAGCATTTTCATTGGCGATTGCGTGGAATACGCCAGCAATGAATTCATGCGCAACCACGACGCCATCCTGGCGGGCGAATACGCGCAGGCGGATTTCTTCCAGGGCTCCAGCGCCGACTGCGCGCTGTCGCTGAAAGCGTCGAAGGCCTTCGCCGGGGAACGCATCTACACGCACCCCAGCAAGATCAAGCAGGAAATAGGCGCCTACCCCTGCCTGCACCATCTGCTGTCGATGCTCATTCCCGCCATCGACGGCCTCCATCGCGGACAGGGCCTGAGCGAGCGGCAGAAACGGGTGCTGCGGCTGCTGGACAAGCCGCCGCGCGCGGGCGGCAGCAAATACCACGCCTTTCTCGAAGCGCTCGATTTCATCGGCGGCATGACGGACAACTACGCGCTGGCGCTGGCGCGGGATACGTCAGGGTTTTGA
- a CDS encoding IS110 family transposase — MQSTATLPVIGMDIAKNVFQLHVTDAETGEVTRHKLRRDRVTTFFANRHSSLVAMEACGGAHHWARTLQALGHEVKLLPARHVRPFVLRDKTDARDAQAIWVAAQQPHIKAVPVKNEQQQACLTLHRMRAQLMKVRIMQTNALRGLLYEFGIVLPEGHRVLLKHIHDELAKAQEQAKLPEVVVVSVQDQLRRIDSLQDDIDQLDKRLASMVKQNQHMQALQAIPGIGPLTATALVSTATDLSSFDSGRQFAAWLGLTPRQTGTGGKTRQLGISKRGDPYVRTMLMHGARSVIARSQRSGWTERLLLRRPYSVVVAALANKLARTAWAVLVKGKTFDPVRWNPVDIAAA; from the coding sequence ATGCAATCTACCGCAACGCTGCCAGTCATCGGAATGGATATTGCCAAGAACGTGTTCCAGCTGCACGTAACGGACGCAGAGACCGGCGAGGTCACACGACACAAACTCAGGCGTGACCGGGTTACCACGTTCTTTGCCAATCGTCACAGCTCGCTTGTCGCGATGGAGGCCTGTGGCGGTGCACACCATTGGGCCAGAACGCTGCAGGCACTGGGGCATGAAGTGAAGCTGCTGCCTGCCAGACATGTCCGTCCCTTTGTCCTGCGCGACAAGACCGATGCCCGTGATGCCCAGGCCATCTGGGTCGCGGCCCAGCAACCTCACATCAAGGCCGTGCCGGTCAAGAACGAGCAGCAGCAAGCCTGTCTGACCCTGCACCGCATGCGTGCTCAGCTCATGAAGGTGCGCATCATGCAAACCAACGCGTTGCGCGGCTTGCTCTACGAGTTCGGCATCGTGCTGCCCGAGGGGCATCGCGTGTTGCTCAAGCACATTCACGACGAACTGGCCAAAGCCCAGGAACAGGCGAAGCTGCCCGAGGTGGTGGTTGTCAGCGTTCAGGATCAACTGCGTCGCATCGACAGTCTGCAGGACGACATCGACCAGTTGGACAAACGCCTGGCTTCGATGGTCAAGCAGAACCAGCACATGCAGGCACTGCAAGCCATCCCGGGCATCGGTCCGTTGACCGCGACAGCCTTGGTGTCCACAGCGACCGATCTGTCCAGCTTCGATTCGGGCAGGCAGTTTGCCGCCTGGCTGGGTCTGACGCCCCGACAGACTGGCACCGGCGGGAAGACCCGGCAGTTGGGGATCTCCAAGCGCGGCGACCCCTATGTGAGGACCATGTTGATGCACGGTGCTCGCTCGGTCATTGCCAGAAGTCAGCGAAGCGGCTGGACCGAGCGGCTTTTACTGCGCCGCCCCTACAGCGTAGTGGTCGCAGCACTGGCCAACAAACTGGCCCGAACAGCTTGGGCAGTCCTTGTCAAAGGCAAGACCTTCGACCCGGTGAGATGGAATCCGGTTGACATCGCCGCAGCCTAA
- a CDS encoding isochorismatase family protein: MLLDAEESQLVLVDYQERLMPAIHEGAAVLANALRLARVAQLLDVPVWGTEQNPSRLGPNDAALRALCQKTLAKMHFSATEEGLGEWLRPPAKPQGGNARSLPKHLQKSQAPAPERQAIVIAGCETHVCLLQTALQLVEDEFDVWVVTDACGSRTERNRDAAFDRLAGAGAELVTTEMVLFEWLRSCEHPAFKDMLGLVK, from the coding sequence ATGCTGCTTGACGCCGAAGAATCCCAGCTGGTCCTGGTGGACTACCAGGAACGCCTGATGCCCGCGATCCACGAAGGCGCCGCCGTGCTGGCCAACGCGCTGCGCCTGGCCCGGGTGGCGCAACTGCTCGACGTGCCGGTGTGGGGCACGGAGCAGAACCCCTCGCGCCTCGGGCCGAATGACGCTGCATTGCGCGCGCTGTGCCAAAAGACCCTGGCGAAGATGCATTTCAGCGCCACCGAGGAAGGCCTGGGCGAGTGGCTGCGCCCCCCGGCCAAGCCGCAAGGCGGCAATGCACGCAGCCTGCCCAAGCACTTGCAAAAGTCCCAGGCCCCGGCGCCGGAGCGCCAGGCCATCGTCATCGCCGGCTGCGAAACCCATGTGTGCCTGCTGCAGACGGCGTTGCAGCTCGTCGAGGACGAGTTCGACGTGTGGGTGGTGACCGACGCCTGCGGCTCGCGCACCGAGCGCAACCGCGACGCCGCCTTCGACCGCCTGGCCGGCGCCGGCGCCGAGCTGGTGACCACCGAGATGGTGCTGTTCGAGTGGCTGCGCTCGTGCGAGCACCCGGCGTTCAAGGACATGCTGGGGCTTGTGAAGTGA
- a CDS encoding class I SAM-dependent methyltransferase: MQALLDAIAAMPLPTDARRIFHGRGGLYPGCEPWTLDVFPPVFVLTSFAPAAEAQLDAVGAALQARWAQLAPGQALNWVFQHRGEALRLEGRSDTRLMAGGVPEPHVVAEDGARYRVHVLKGQNHGLFLDMAEGRRWVARHVAAYRAATGRGARVLNLFAYTCAFSVAALRAGAAQVVNVDMGRGAIASGQHNHQLNGLADARFLAHDIFSSWGKITRGGPYDLVIADPPSYQKGSFVATKDYARLARRLPDLLAPGGHALLCLNAPELGSAFLQAQVLAEAPGLAFVARVENPPVFADVDGERALKVLVFRAP, encoded by the coding sequence ATGCAAGCCCTGCTCGACGCCATTGCCGCCATGCCCCTGCCCACCGATGCCCGGCGCATCTTCCATGGCCGCGGCGGCCTGTACCCGGGGTGCGAGCCGTGGACGCTGGACGTGTTTCCCCCCGTGTTCGTGCTGACCAGCTTCGCGCCTGCCGCCGAGGCGCAGCTGGACGCCGTGGGCGCCGCGCTGCAGGCGCGCTGGGCGCAACTGGCGCCGGGGCAGGCGCTGAACTGGGTGTTCCAGCACCGGGGCGAGGCGCTGCGCCTGGAGGGGCGCAGCGACACCCGCCTGATGGCGGGCGGCGTGCCCGAGCCGCACGTGGTGGCCGAAGACGGCGCGCGCTACCGCGTGCACGTGCTCAAGGGGCAGAACCACGGCCTGTTCCTCGACATGGCCGAGGGCCGCCGCTGGGTGGCGCGCCACGTGGCCGCGTACCGCGCCGCCACGGGCCGGGGCGCCAGGGTGCTGAACCTGTTCGCCTACACCTGCGCCTTCTCGGTGGCGGCGCTGCGCGCCGGCGCGGCCCAGGTGGTGAACGTGGACATGGGGCGCGGCGCCATCGCCAGCGGCCAGCACAACCACCAGCTCAACGGGCTGGCGGACGCGCGCTTCCTGGCGCACGACATCTTCAGCTCCTGGGGCAAGATCACGCGCGGCGGGCCATACGACCTGGTGATCGCCGACCCGCCGAGCTACCAGAAGGGCAGCTTCGTTGCCACCAAGGACTACGCGCGCCTGGCGCGCCGCCTGCCGGACCTGCTGGCGCCCGGCGGCCACGCGCTGCTGTGCCTGAACGCGCCGGAGCTGGGCAGCGCTTTCCTCCAGGCGCAGGTGCTTGCCGAGGCGCCAGGGCTGGCGTTCGTGGCGCGGGTGGAAAACCCGCCGGTGTTCGCCGACGTGGACGGCGAGCGTGCGCTGAAGGTGCTGGTGTTCCGCGCGCCGTGA
- a CDS encoding C40 family peptidase, with protein sequence MSRWLCLLLLVCASAHAAPDTAPSDDSMSRFLHEKALLVQFEEMRSNVAGRTSDLVVSAMGFLGVPYRRGGNSAETGFDCSGFVRAMYEQTVGLILPRNASQQAKATEVIDKQDLQPGDLVFFNTMRRTFSHVGIYVGEGKFIHAPRSGSQVRVESMDESYWRLRFNGARRVTPEALARQ encoded by the coding sequence ATGTCCAGATGGTTATGCCTCCTCCTGCTGGTATGCGCCTCCGCCCACGCGGCGCCCGACACGGCACCCAGCGACGATTCCATGTCCCGCTTCCTGCACGAGAAAGCGCTGCTGGTGCAGTTCGAGGAAATGCGCAGCAACGTGGCCGGCCGCACGTCGGACCTGGTCGTCAGCGCCATGGGCTTCCTGGGCGTGCCCTACCGCCGTGGCGGCAACAGCGCCGAGACGGGCTTCGACTGCAGCGGCTTCGTGCGCGCCATGTACGAGCAGACCGTGGGCCTGATCCTGCCGCGCAACGCCTCGCAGCAGGCCAAGGCCACCGAGGTCATCGACAAGCAGGACCTGCAGCCCGGCGACCTGGTGTTCTTCAACACCATGCGCCGCACCTTCAGCCACGTGGGCATCTACGTGGGCGAAGGCAAGTTCATCCACGCGCCGCGCAGCGGCTCCCAGGTGCGCGTGGAAAGCATGGACGAGTCGTACTGGCGCCTGCGCTTCAACGGCGCGCGCCGCGTCACCCCCGAGGCCCTGGCACGCCAATAG
- a CDS encoding ATP-dependent 6-phosphofructokinase: MTAPTTAPIRRIAISTGGGDAPGLNAVIRATVSAAQRRGWECVGIRDGYNGLLLPERYPQGGLVPLTHERVRGIAHLGGTILGTTNKGNPFQFPVRQPDGSLRETDRSDELLAAFAREGIDALVTVGGDGSLAIAHELGRKGLRVVGVPKTIDNDLDKTVTTFGFDTAVSFATECLDRLHSTAESHQRIMVVEVMGRYAGWIALHAGIAGGAHAILLPEIPFDLAGVAAKVRHRDALGRMYSIVVVAEGAFARAGERALMAPAEAGHAERLGGMGEQVARELARATGKDARVVVLGHLLRGGSPTAFDRLAALRFGAAAVRALEGGLSGVMVSLAFPNVEYVPLAEVAGRMKGVPLDGDTLQTARDLGIALGD, encoded by the coding sequence ATGACCGCACCGACGACAGCACCCATCCGCCGCATCGCCATCAGCACCGGCGGCGGCGACGCCCCGGGCCTGAACGCCGTGATCCGTGCCACCGTGTCGGCGGCGCAGCGCCGTGGCTGGGAATGCGTGGGCATCCGCGACGGCTACAACGGCCTGCTGCTGCCCGAGCGCTACCCGCAGGGCGGCCTGGTGCCGCTGACGCACGAGCGTGTGCGCGGCATCGCGCACCTGGGCGGCACCATTCTGGGCACCACCAACAAGGGCAATCCGTTCCAGTTCCCGGTGCGCCAGCCTGATGGCAGCCTGCGCGAGACCGACCGCTCTGACGAACTGCTCGCCGCCTTCGCGCGCGAGGGCATCGACGCGCTGGTCACCGTGGGCGGCGACGGCTCGCTCGCCATCGCCCACGAGCTGGGGCGCAAGGGCCTGCGCGTGGTCGGCGTGCCCAAGACCATCGACAACGACCTGGACAAGACCGTCACCACCTTCGGTTTCGACACCGCTGTGTCGTTCGCCACCGAATGCCTGGACCGCCTGCACAGTACGGCCGAGAGCCACCAGCGCATCATGGTGGTGGAGGTAATGGGGCGCTATGCGGGCTGGATCGCGCTGCACGCGGGCATTGCCGGGGGCGCGCACGCCATCCTGCTGCCCGAGATTCCGTTCGACCTGGCGGGCGTGGCCGCCAAGGTGCGCCACCGCGATGCGCTGGGGCGCATGTATTCCATCGTCGTCGTGGCCGAGGGGGCGTTTGCGCGCGCGGGCGAGCGCGCGCTCATGGCGCCCGCCGAGGCCGGCCACGCCGAGCGGCTCGGCGGCATGGGCGAGCAGGTGGCGCGCGAGCTGGCCCGCGCCACCGGCAAGGACGCGCGCGTGGTGGTGCTCGGGCACCTGCTGCGCGGCGGCTCGCCCACGGCCTTCGACCGGCTCGCGGCGCTGCGCTTCGGCGCGGCGGCGGTGCGCGCGCTGGAAGGCGGGCTCTCGGGCGTCATGGTGTCGCTGGCGTTTCCCAACGTGGAATACGTGCCGCTGGCCGAGGTGGCGGGGCGCATGAAGGGCGTGCCGCTGGACGGCGACACGCTGCAGACGGCGCGCGACCTGGGCATTGCGCTGGGCGACTGA
- a CDS encoding GlsB/YeaQ/YmgE family stress response membrane protein translates to MLSLLGTLIVGFIVGLIARALKPGDDKLGIVMTSLLGVAGAFVANYAGTALGWYREGEVAGWIASVVGAIVLLALYGLVKGRAGR, encoded by the coding sequence ATGCTCTCTCTCCTGGGCACTCTCATCGTGGGCTTCATCGTGGGCCTGATCGCACGCGCGCTCAAGCCCGGCGACGACAAGCTGGGCATCGTCATGACCTCGCTGCTGGGCGTGGCGGGCGCGTTCGTCGCCAACTACGCGGGCACCGCGCTGGGCTGGTACCGCGAGGGCGAGGTGGCGGGCTGGATCGCCTCGGTGGTCGGCGCCATCGTGCTGCTGGCGCTCTACGGCCTGGTCAAGGGCCGCGCGGGCCGCTGA
- a CDS encoding LysR family transcriptional regulator gives MSYDLTDLRLFVAIAEEGNLTRGAARAFLAPSSASHRLRRLEDALHTALFERQTRGVALTPAGEALLRNARQVLASLEQLHANLSPFASGIRGHVSLWANTHATHTFLPDDLAGFLRQQPQVRVTLEERTSTDIVVAVAGGEIEVGVLADSGHSAGVDLRPYRQDRLVLIVPRGHALAGRAQAGFAEVLGHPFVMLHAGSAIHTFTMNAAAALGRHLDVRIQVRSFEAVCRMVAAGVGIGMVPRSAVRQAGLGEPPVVLEVDEPWAQRDLQICTRRGAPLSGFAQALVAHLAASAQAPG, from the coding sequence ATGAGCTATGACCTGACCGACCTGCGCCTGTTCGTCGCCATCGCCGAAGAGGGCAACCTCACCCGGGGCGCCGCGCGGGCGTTCCTGGCGCCGTCGTCGGCCAGCCACCGCCTGCGGCGGCTGGAAGACGCGCTGCACACCGCGCTGTTCGAGCGCCAGACGCGCGGCGTGGCCCTGACGCCCGCAGGCGAGGCGCTGCTGCGCAACGCGCGCCAGGTGCTGGCCAGCCTGGAGCAGCTGCACGCCAACCTGTCGCCGTTCGCCAGCGGCATTCGCGGCCACGTCAGCCTGTGGGCCAACACGCACGCCACGCACACCTTCCTGCCCGACGACCTGGCGGGCTTTCTGCGCCAGCAGCCGCAGGTGCGCGTGACGCTGGAGGAGCGCACCAGCACCGACATCGTCGTGGCCGTGGCCGGCGGCGAGATCGAGGTGGGCGTGCTGGCCGACAGCGGGCACAGCGCCGGGGTGGACCTGCGGCCCTACCGGCAGGACCGGCTGGTGCTCATCGTGCCCCGGGGCCATGCGCTGGCCGGGCGCGCGCAGGCGGGTTTCGCCGAGGTGCTCGGCCACCCCTTCGTCATGCTGCACGCGGGCTCGGCCATCCACACCTTCACCATGAACGCGGCGGCAGCGCTGGGGCGGCACCTGGATGTGCGCATCCAGGTGCGCAGCTTCGAGGCCGTGTGCCGCATGGTGGCGGCGGGCGTGGGCATCGGCATGGTGCCGCGCAGCGCGGTGCGCCAGGCCGGGCTGGGCGAGCCGCCCGTGGTGCTGGAGGTGGACGAACCCTGGGCCCAGCGCGACCTGCAGATCTGCACCCGCCGCGGCGCGCCGCTCTCCGGCTTTGCCCAGGCGCTGGTGGCGCACCTGGCGGCCAGCGCGCAGGCGCCGGGCTGA